One Sphaeramia orbicularis chromosome 21, fSphaOr1.1, whole genome shotgun sequence DNA window includes the following coding sequences:
- the LOC115412041 gene encoding olfactory receptor 11A1-like, whose product MDVKSNVTYLILGGFVDMNKYSYVYFFILFMVYVLIMCSNSIIVYLILIHKNLHEPMYVFIAALSFNSVLFSTVIYPKLLTDFLSEKQIISLSACIFQYFIYYSLASSDFLLLAAMAYDRYVSICKPLQYPTIMRKSTVSILLFLAWLWPAAQVAGGVVVGGFRKLCTFILTGIFCNNSIFKLNCVPSAALAIYGVFGLINFAVIPVLFVLFTYAKIFIITYNKGGEVRKKAAETCLPHLMVLFSFSCMCAYDVIIARLELSFSKTVRLVMSLQMVLYNPLLNPIIYGLKMKEISKHLKNLFSQIRRR is encoded by the coding sequence ATGGACGTTAAATCAAATGTAACATATTTAATACTTGGTGGGTTTGTAGACATGAATAAGTAcagttatgtttattttttcatcttgttcatgGTGTATGTTCTGATAATGTGCAGTAATTCTATTATTGTTTATCTTATTTTGATTCACAAAAACCtccatgaacctatgtatgtTTTCATTGCAGCTTTGTCATTCAACTCTGTTCTTTTCAGTACTGTTATCTACCCAAAACTACTGACTGACTTTCTATCAGAGAAACAGATCATATCTTTGTCAGCCTGTATCTTTCAATATTTCATATATTACTCCTTGGCATCATCAGATTTCTTATTGTTGGCAGCCATGGCCTATGATAGatatgtgtctatatgtaaaCCTCTGCAGTATCCTACTATCATGAGGAAAAGTACTGTgagtattttgctttttcttgCTTGGCTTTGGCCTGCTGCTCAGGTGGCAGGGGGAGTTGTAGTGGGTGGTTTCAGGAAACTTtgtacttttattttgacaggAATTTTCTGTAACAATTCCATCTTCAAACTTAACTGTGTCCCTTCAGCAGCACTTGCCATATAtggtgtttttggtttgattaacTTTGCAGTTATACCAGtgctttttgtactttttacataTGCCAAGAtatttataataacctataataaagGTGGAGAAGTCAGGAAAAAGGCTGCAGAGACATGTTTACCCCACCTGATGGTTTTATTCAGCTTCTCCTGTATGTGTGCATATGATGTGATTATAGCTCGACTGGAATTGAGCTTTTCCAAAACAGTACGTTTAGTAATGAGTTTACAAATGGTATTGTATAATCCTCTCTTGAATCCAATCATATATggattaaaaatgaaagaaatttcAAAACACCTCAAGAATTTGTTTTCTCAAATCAGACGGAGATAA
- the LOC115412040 gene encoding olfactory receptor 6N2-like yields MDVKSNVTYLILGGFVDMNKYRYVYFFILFMVYVLIMCSNFIIVYLILIHKDLHEPMYVFIAALSFNSVLFSSAVYPKLLIDFLSDKQIISLPACIFQYLMYYSLVSSDFLLLAAMAFDRYVSICKPLQYPTIMRKSTVSILLFVAWLWPLAQMAGAALGGFKKLCTFSLTGIFCNNSILKLNCVRSAALAIFGLFCLINFAVMPVLFVLFTYAKIFIITYNRGREVRKKAAETCLPHLMVLFSFSCVCAYDVIIARLELNFSKTVRLVMSLQMLLYNPLFNPIIYGLKMKEILKHLKNLFCQITQK; encoded by the coding sequence ATGGATGTTAAATCAAATGTTACATATTTAATACTTGGTGGGTTTGTAGACATGAATAAGTACAggtatgtttattttttcatcttgttcatgGTGTATGTTCTGATAATGTGCAgtaattttattattgtttatcttATTTTGATTCACAAAGACCtccatgaacctatgtatgtTTTCATTGCAGCTTTGTCATTCAACTCTGTTCTTTTCAGCTCCGCTGTCTACCCCAAATTACTGATTGACTTTCTATCAGACAAACAGATCATATCTTTGCCAGCCTGTATCTTTCAATATTTGATGTATTACTCCTTGGTGTCTTCAGATTTCTTATTGTTGGCAGCCATGGCCTTTGACAGatatgtgtctatatgtaaaCCTCTGCAGTATCCTACTATCATGAGGAAAAGTACTGTGAGTATTTTGCTTTTTGTTGCTTGGCTTTGGCCTCTTGCTCAAATGGCAGGAGCTGCACTGGGTGGTTTTAAGAAACTCTGTACTTTTAGTTTGACAGGAATTTTTTGTAACAATTCCATCTTGAAACTTAACTGTGTCCGTTCAGCAGCACTTGCaatatttggtttgttttgtttgattaacTTTGCAGTTATGCCAGtgctttttgtactttttacatatgcaaaaatatttataataacctataatagaGGTAGAGAAGTCAGGAAAAAGGCTGCAGAGACATGTTTACCCCACCTGATGGTTTTATTCAGCTTCtcttgtgtgtgtgcatatgatgTGATTATAGCTCGACTGGAATTAAATTTTTCCAAAACAGTACGTTTAGTAATGAGTTTACAAATGCTACTGTATAATCCTCTGTTCAATCCGATAATTTATGGattgaaaatgaaagaaatttTAAAACACCTCAAGAATTTGTTTTGtcaaatcacacaaaaataa